From Streptomyces fungicidicus, one genomic window encodes:
- a CDS encoding carbohydrate ABC transporter permease, producing MAHAAAVAKPPRPPRRRRASATPRRLPYLLIAPAALLMLGFIAYPVISVFYYSLQNYNPTKPWRNGFAGFDNFTHIFTEDPLFWDTLVFSTKWVVVEVGLQLLFGLALALIVNQTFVGRALGRALVFSPWAVSGVLTSAIWVLLYNSQTGITRYLADMGIGDYGVSWLSDTSTVFSAAVVADLWRGVPFFAILILADLQSVSKDLYEAAEVDGASRFKQFLHITLPHLKDAIILSTLLRAVWEFNNVDLLYTLTGGGPAGVTTTLPLYIANTSVDAHNFGYASALTTVAFVILLFCSMVYLRLSKFGGEK from the coding sequence ATGGCCCATGCCGCAGCCGTGGCGAAACCGCCCAGGCCACCCCGGCGGCGCCGTGCCTCCGCCACGCCCCGCAGGCTCCCCTACCTGCTGATCGCGCCGGCCGCCCTGCTCATGCTGGGATTCATCGCCTACCCGGTCATCAGCGTCTTCTACTACAGCCTGCAGAACTACAACCCCACCAAGCCCTGGCGCAACGGCTTCGCGGGCTTCGACAACTTCACCCACATCTTCACCGAGGACCCGCTGTTCTGGGACACCCTCGTCTTCAGCACCAAGTGGGTGGTCGTCGAGGTCGGCCTGCAGCTGCTGTTCGGCCTCGCCCTCGCCCTCATCGTCAACCAGACCTTCGTCGGCCGCGCCCTGGGGCGCGCCCTGGTCTTCTCCCCGTGGGCCGTCTCCGGCGTGCTGACCTCCGCGATCTGGGTGCTGCTCTACAACTCCCAGACCGGCATCACCCGCTACCTCGCGGACATGGGCATCGGCGACTACGGCGTCAGCTGGCTGTCGGACACCTCCACCGTCTTCTCGGCGGCGGTCGTCGCCGACCTGTGGCGCGGCGTCCCCTTCTTCGCGATCCTCATCCTCGCCGACCTCCAGTCCGTCTCGAAGGACCTCTACGAGGCGGCCGAGGTCGACGGCGCCAGCCGCTTCAAGCAGTTCCTCCACATCACACTGCCGCACCTGAAGGACGCCATCATCCTGTCCACGCTGCTGCGCGCGGTGTGGGAGTTCAACAACGTCGACCTGCTCTACACGCTGACCGGCGGCGGACCAGCGGGCGTGACCACGACCTTGCCGCTGTACATCGCCAACACCTCGGTCGACGCCCACAACTTCGGCTACGCGTCGGCACTCACCACGGTCGCGTTCGTCATCCTGCTCTTCTGCTCGATGGTCTACCTGCGGCTGAGCAAGTTCGGAGGCGAGAAGTGA
- a CDS encoding GntR family transcriptional regulator, with protein sequence MTSVPTPIPSRTQYVLEEIKRRILTGRLTPGQALVETDLAAQFGVSKTPVREALKTLAGTGLVVMSQYKGVTVRMVDADMAREVYDVRLLLEPEALKRAVRRGASLDAARDALTRADRADDTAERSLANREFHRALYVPCGNPLLGRMLDEVRDQAALVSAVAWAADPSWEREASEHREILRLALDGDADGAARALHSHIASFVRRAFPEAESDGEFVAPEAQKEDGQA encoded by the coding sequence ATGACCTCTGTGCCCACGCCGATCCCCTCCCGCACGCAGTACGTGCTGGAGGAGATCAAACGCCGCATCCTCACCGGCCGGCTCACACCCGGCCAGGCCCTGGTCGAGACCGACCTCGCCGCACAGTTCGGGGTGTCCAAGACACCGGTGCGCGAGGCGCTCAAGACCCTGGCCGGCACCGGTCTCGTCGTGATGAGCCAGTACAAGGGCGTCACGGTGCGCATGGTGGACGCGGACATGGCGCGCGAGGTCTACGACGTGCGACTGCTCCTCGAACCGGAGGCGCTCAAGCGCGCCGTGCGCCGCGGCGCCTCCCTGGACGCCGCACGCGACGCGCTGACCCGGGCCGACCGGGCCGACGACACCGCCGAACGCTCCCTGGCCAACCGCGAGTTCCACCGCGCGCTCTATGTGCCGTGCGGAAACCCGCTGCTCGGCCGGATGCTCGACGAGGTCCGCGACCAGGCGGCCCTCGTCTCGGCCGTCGCCTGGGCGGCGGACCCCTCCTGGGAACGGGAGGCGAGCGAGCACCGGGAGATCCTGCGGCTCGCCCTCGACGGGGACGCGGACGGCGCGGCGCGCGCCCTGCACTCGCACATCGCGTCGTTCGTGCGACGGGCCTTCCCCGAAGCGGAGAGCGACGGGGAATTCGTGGCCCCGGAAGCCCAGAAAGAGGACGGTCAGGCATGA
- the araD gene encoding L-arabinonate dehydratase, which produces MVHMKSPEQLRSHQWYGTDGLRSFSHRARTRQLGYLPEEHLGKPVIAILNTWSDINPCHVHLRDRAQAVKRGVWQAGGFPLEFPVSTLSETFQKPTPMLYRNLLAMETEELLRSYPVDGAVLMGGCDKSTPALLMGAASADLPTVFVPAGPMLPGHWRNEVLGSGTDMWKYWDDKRAGVIGDCEMQELESGLARSPGHCMTMGTASTLTAAAEALGVTVPGASSIPAVDSGHDRMAAKAGLTIVELVHKDRKLSDVLTAEAFEDAVTTVLGLGGSTNAVIHLIAMAGRAGVKLTLDDFDRIARTVPVLANVRPGGQTYLMEDFHFAGGLPGFLSRIPDLLHLDRPTVCHDSMREQIAGAQVHDDDVIRPRDNPVADEGGVAVLRGNLCPDGAVIKHIAAEPHLLKHTGRAVVFDDYKQMQRTINDPALNITADSVLVLRGAGPKGGPGMPEYGMLPLPDHLLKQGVRDMVRISDARMSGTSYGACVLHVAPESYVGGPLALVRTGDSITLDVENRVLRLDVDDEELERRREQWTPPPARYERGYGALYNEQITQADTGCDFEFLARPGTVQDPYAG; this is translated from the coding sequence ATGGTCCATATGAAGTCCCCCGAGCAGCTGCGCAGCCACCAGTGGTACGGCACCGACGGACTGCGCTCCTTCAGCCACCGCGCCCGCACCCGCCAGCTCGGCTATCTGCCCGAGGAGCACCTGGGCAAGCCCGTCATCGCGATCCTCAACACCTGGTCGGACATCAACCCCTGCCACGTCCACCTGCGCGACCGCGCGCAGGCCGTGAAGCGGGGTGTCTGGCAGGCGGGCGGCTTCCCCCTCGAGTTCCCGGTCTCCACCCTCAGCGAGACCTTCCAGAAGCCGACCCCCATGCTCTACCGCAACCTCCTCGCCATGGAGACCGAGGAACTGCTGCGGTCGTACCCGGTCGACGGGGCCGTGCTGATGGGCGGCTGCGACAAGTCCACGCCCGCCCTGCTGATGGGCGCCGCCAGCGCCGACCTGCCCACCGTGTTCGTGCCCGCCGGGCCGATGCTGCCGGGCCACTGGCGCAACGAGGTCCTGGGCTCCGGCACCGACATGTGGAAGTACTGGGACGACAAGCGGGCCGGCGTCATCGGCGACTGCGAGATGCAGGAGCTGGAGAGCGGCCTGGCCCGCTCGCCCGGCCACTGCATGACCATGGGCACGGCGTCCACGCTGACCGCCGCCGCCGAGGCCCTCGGTGTCACGGTCCCGGGCGCGTCCAGCATCCCGGCCGTCGACTCCGGACACGACCGGATGGCCGCGAAGGCGGGCCTGACCATCGTCGAACTGGTCCACAAGGACCGGAAGCTGAGCGACGTCCTCACCGCCGAGGCCTTCGAGGACGCGGTGACGACCGTCCTCGGACTCGGCGGCTCCACCAACGCGGTCATCCATCTGATCGCCATGGCCGGACGCGCCGGCGTCAAGCTCACCCTGGACGACTTCGACCGCATCGCCCGCACCGTCCCGGTGCTGGCCAACGTGCGGCCCGGCGGACAGACGTACCTGATGGAGGACTTCCACTTCGCGGGCGGACTGCCCGGGTTCCTCTCCCGGATCCCGGACCTGCTCCACCTGGACCGTCCCACCGTCTGCCACGACAGCATGCGCGAGCAGATCGCCGGCGCGCAGGTGCACGACGACGACGTCATCCGCCCCCGGGACAACCCGGTCGCGGACGAGGGCGGGGTCGCCGTACTGCGCGGCAACCTCTGCCCGGACGGCGCCGTCATCAAGCACATCGCCGCCGAACCGCACCTGCTGAAGCACACCGGCCGGGCCGTCGTCTTCGACGACTACAAGCAGATGCAGCGGACCATCAACGACCCGGCGCTGAACATCACCGCCGACAGCGTGCTGGTCCTGCGGGGCGCCGGCCCCAAGGGCGGCCCGGGCATGCCCGAGTACGGGATGCTGCCGCTGCCCGACCACCTGCTGAAGCAGGGGGTGCGGGACATGGTGCGGATCTCCGACGCCCGGATGAGCGGGACGAGTTACGGCGCGTGCGTCCTGCACGTCGCCCCCGAGTCGTACGTCGGCGGACCGCTCGCCCTCGTGCGCACCGGCGACTCGATCACCCTCGACGTCGAGAACCGGGTCCTCCGGCTCGACGTCGACGACGAGGAGCTGGAGCGCCGCCGGGAGCAGTGGACGCCGCCGCCGGCGCGCTACGAGCGCGGCTACGGCGCGCTCTACAACGAGCAGATCACCCAGGCCGACACCGGCTGCGACTTCGAGTTCCTCGCCCGCCCGGGCACGGTCCAGGACCCGTACGCCGGCTGA
- a CDS encoding dihydrodipicolinate synthase family protein has product MTTTFETQRAALADVVAIPVTPFAEDGSVDPGTYRALLRRLLDGGITTLTPNGNTGEFYALTPEERRLVTELTIEEAGGRSVILVGVGHDVPTAVESARHARELGAQMVMVHQPVHPYVSQSGWVDYHRAIAEAVPELGVVPYIRNPQLTGARLAELADACPNVIGVKYAVPDAAKFAAFARDAGLERFVWVAGLAEPYAPSYFSAGATGFTSGLVNVAPSVSLNMIGALRSGDYATAMKVWEQIRRFEELRAANGSANNVTVVKEALASLGLCRREVRPPSRPLPESERAEVAAIAAGWSI; this is encoded by the coding sequence ATGACAACGACGTTCGAGACCCAGCGGGCGGCCCTGGCCGACGTGGTGGCGATCCCGGTGACCCCGTTCGCCGAGGACGGCTCCGTCGACCCAGGCACCTACCGGGCCCTGCTGCGTCGTCTCCTCGACGGTGGCATCACGACGCTCACCCCCAACGGCAACACCGGCGAGTTCTACGCCCTGACCCCCGAGGAGCGCCGGCTGGTCACCGAGCTGACGATCGAGGAGGCCGGCGGCCGTTCGGTGATCCTGGTCGGCGTCGGCCACGACGTGCCCACCGCCGTCGAATCCGCGCGGCACGCCCGTGAACTCGGCGCGCAGATGGTGATGGTGCACCAGCCCGTCCACCCCTACGTCTCGCAGAGCGGCTGGGTCGACTACCACCGCGCCATCGCCGAGGCCGTGCCCGAACTGGGCGTCGTCCCCTACATCCGCAACCCGCAGCTCACCGGCGCCCGGCTCGCCGAACTCGCCGACGCCTGCCCCAACGTGATCGGCGTGAAGTACGCCGTGCCGGACGCGGCGAAGTTCGCCGCGTTCGCCCGGGACGCGGGACTCGAACGGTTCGTGTGGGTGGCCGGGCTCGCCGAGCCGTACGCCCCCTCCTACTTCTCGGCCGGCGCCACCGGCTTCACCTCGGGCCTGGTCAACGTCGCCCCGTCCGTCTCGCTGAACATGATCGGGGCGCTGCGTTCCGGGGACTACGCGACCGCCATGAAGGTGTGGGAGCAGATCCGCCGCTTCGAGGAACTGCGCGCCGCCAACGGCTCCGCCAACAACGTCACCGTCGTCAAGGAGGCCCTCGCCTCCCTCGGCCTGTGCCGCCGCGAGGTCCGCCCGCCCAGCAGGCCGCTGCCGGAGAGCGAGCGCGCCGAGGTCGCCGCCATCGCCGCGGGATGGTCCATATGA